A region from the Lolium perenne isolate Kyuss_39 chromosome 4, Kyuss_2.0, whole genome shotgun sequence genome encodes:
- the LOC127292523 gene encoding probable glutathione S-transferase GSTU1 yields MAGENNVGLVLLDFWVSPFGQRCRIALAEKGLSYEYVEENIMATKSDRLLRSNPIYKQIPVLLHDGCIIIESLIILQYLDEVFPDTRSLLPTDPSERAHTRFWADYVDKKVYGCGSRLYTEKQLEAGTEMAGILKTLEEELGEKEFFGGEHGFGFVDVALMPFTTWFESFNRYWGVNVEEVAPTLAAWAARCMKRESVSKSLYSSEKVHAFISGMRKDAGFE; encoded by the coding sequence ATGGCAGGTGAGAACAACGTAGGTCTGGTGTTGCTGGATTTCTGGGTGAGCCCATTTGGGCAGCGGTGCCGCATCGCCCTAGCGGAGAAAGGCCTCTCCTACGAGTACGTTGAAGAGAACATCATGGCCACCAAGAGCGATCGACTCCTCCGCTCCAACCCGATCTATAAGCAGATCCCCGTGCTCCTGCATGACGGTTGCATAATTATCGAATCTCTCATCATCCTCCAGTATCTCGATGAGGTTTTTCCAGACACCCGCTCCCTCCTCCCCACCGACCCAAGCGAGCGCGCGCATACCCGTTTCTGGGCCGACTATGTCGATAAGAAGGTTTACGGCTGTGGCTCCCGGCTCTATACTGAGAAACAGCTGGAGGCGGGCACAGAGATGGCGGGGATCTTGAAGACACTAGAAGAGGAGCTCGGGGAGAAGGAATTCTTTGGAGGGGAGCATGGATTCGGGTTCGTGGATGTTGCGCTTATGCCTTTCACAACTTGGTTTGAGAGCTTTAATAGGTACTGGGGGGTCAATGTGGAGGAGGTGGCGCCAACGCTGGCAGCTTGGGCGGCACGGTGCATGAAGCGGGAGAGCGTCTCCAAAAGCCTGTACTCGTCAGAGAAGGTGCACGCTTTCATCAGTGGGATGAGGAAGGATGCTGGCTTTGAGTGA